The segment AACTCAAAACATTGTCAACCCCCACCCAGGGCGAACAAACTGAAGGATCTTCGTCCGATTAGGAATTTAAGAATGTAGTGGGGATAGAAGAATTAGCCATAACCCCCACCACATCTACCTCAAACATTAGAAGCTATAGCCTACGCCACCGTTGATGCTGACAGCAGATGCAGGGCTATTTTCATAAGCTTTGATTCCCAGCTTTACGTCGCTGAAAACAACAACGTTCTTGGCAACTTCAGCTTCAACACCAGCCGCTACAACAGGGGCGTTTTTATTACCAATAGGAGTTGGAGCGCCGTCTTTTTCCACCAAGGAGTAGCCAGCAGCAACGTAGCCGTTAGCGTTGTTGGTGATGGGAACATCGTAGGAAATCATTGGCATGATAGCGCTAGTTTCACCGCTGAAAATTACAGCACCTCTAGCAGAAAGAGGGGTATTTTGAATTTTGTAGCGGCCAACAATAGTACCGCCGAATGTAGCTGCATCTCCGTTTTGTCCACCATTAGTAACACCCGCGGCAGCACCAGCACCGACGTAGTTTGCATCAGTTCCTGTTGGTTTAGCAGAAGCGGCGCCATGAGACAGTAAAACAGGAGCGATCGCCAATGTAGATAAAAGGGAAATCTTTGCAGCAGACTTGAGAGAGCGTTTCATAATTCGTTCCTTATTTTGTATGCTTTTCTGTTGCTTTGTTACTTTCAAAGTCGCCTTTAGCAATCAAAAAGTTCCGAAAAATCTCACCAAGTTTTTTTATTGGCTTGACTAACTACTTAGCGCGGCTTTAAAATAGGCTCAATGCAAGCATCCTGGCTTATTGCCACATCGATAAAAAAATATTGCCATGAAGATTGCCGCGAAAAAATCACCTTTATTTAACAGCTAAATAGAGATATGTGGAAACACAGTGGACTGTTATTAAACTGGCACATATTTATAAAAATAATTAAATAGTTATACAAAATCGGGTAGTTTACCCTTCATTAGATGCGACACAGGCAAGGGATAAAAACAATTGTCAATTAGCCTATAACAGTTAATATAGCTACTCAAACGGGCTTGATATTTTAGCAAATAGGATAAATACACTTTTATACGGTCTATCGGTCAGGGGTTGGGCTAATTTCCCCGAAACAGGAAGCAGGAAACCCCTAAACAAAAACAAACAGCGACAGGTGTTATTAAACGCCTAAAAAATCAATTTAAAGCGCACTTATCGCGACCTTGTGCTTTCGCTTGATAAGGCTATCTGCTGCCGCAATTAGGGTTGCCGGATTAGCGTCGTGGCTGGGGAACCGTACTAGCGACATCTAAACTCAGGGTGACGAACTGGCTGACGAGCGATCGCTGATGTAGAATCTCTAAGGCTCTAACAGCCGCACGAATTTCCTCGGCTATTTGCATAGCACCAACACTAGGAGTATTGGGCAAAATCGCGGCAAATTTCTCGCCTCTATAGGTCACTCTTTGTCGAAGTACTCGTTAAAACGTAATAAATTAGAGAAGATTTTGATTAATTATTTTGAGGATAAATAAAGTTCTAAGGAAATTATCAAGACAGCTAGATATATTTTTAGATAGTAACGAATAGAGCTAAAATCCAGGAATTATCGTCAATAAGAGCAATTAGGAGTATCAACAGATTTCGCTTGTTGAGAGTAAAAATAGAAAGTAGGTGTAAGCGATCGCCAATGCTTGGGGTAGAGCGCAGAGCCTACAAGTGTAGCAGCATAGAGTAACGCGAATAGGGCTTAGGTGCATACGCTAACGCCATCGCGTCCCTCTGCTTTTGCCTGATACAGCGCCTTGTCAGCAAGGGCAATCAACATCTTAACTGACGTATCATGACCGGGAATTATACTAGCGACCCCCAACGATATGGTGACGTGCTGCTTCACCGATGAAAAAGCATGAACAATCTCTAAGCCTCCAACACGAGAGCGAATTTCCTCTGCCACTTTAAGCGCACCAGCAAGGTCGGTATTCGGGAGAATCGCCGCAAATTCCTCTCCACCATAGCGAGCCACTAAATCAGCAGGGCGCTTTACAGCCGAACGTATGGCACAAGCCACTTTTTGCAAGCACTCATCCCCAGCTGGATGACCGTAATTATCGTTATATCTCTTAAAAAAGTCAATATCGCACAAAATAAGTGATAAGGGTGTTTTTTCCCGTGCCATACGCCGCCATTCGGCATCTAGATACTCATCAAACTTACGCCTGTTGGCAAGACTGGTAAGACCGTCGAGGGTGGCGAGGCGCTGTAGCTGTTGATTAGCTGCCTCCAACTGTTGATAGAGCTGCGCTTGTTGCAGGGCAATTCCCACCTGCGTAGCGAGCGAATCGAGCAGATCGATCTCCCAGGATTGCCACTGCCGGGGGCCACGACACTGATGTGCTATCAACAATCCCCATAACGGATTTGGAATTGGGGAGTCGGAGGATTGGGCAATAAATAGTGGCGATTGGGGATTTAGAAGATTCATCCCCCAGTCCGCAGTCCCCAACGCGCTGTTGTTTTGCACAATGGGAACCACCAAGTTCGCCCGAACCTGAAACTGAGCCAAAAAATCCACGTAACATCGGGCGGTACCGGGGGCATAAATATCCTCAGTAGCTTTGATGCGACCGTGCTGATAGGGGTAGGCATAGTTTTTCCCAAAACAGGGGTCTTGGATTGGAGTGCCCAAGAGGGGAGTGCAACCAGGAGCAGTGGACTCGACGGTTACAACTCCACTCCAATCAGGTTGAAAGCGGTAGATCAGAAC is part of the Microcoleus sp. FACHB-831 genome and harbors:
- a CDS encoding diguanylate cyclase domain-containing protein; its protein translation is MTYRGEKFAAILPNTPSVGAMQIAEEIRAAVRALEILHQRSLVSQFVTLSLDVASTVPQPRR